Part of the Flagellimonas eckloniae genome, TTTTAACCAATTGCGATTCACCCAATCGGTATGTAAGTATAAACAGTAAGGCCACCCATATCTGGTTCTTCTTGAAAAAACTTGAAAAGACCTCTGAAAAACTAGTTGGTTTTTCAGTTGTTTTATTTTGAGATACCTCAAATTTGGGGGCAACAAAAAGGTTGGAAATGGTCAAAACCATCATCAAAACTGCTGCGCAGATCATGGTCATGGACCAAGCTTTTGTGTTGTCTCCATATTTATGTTCAAGAAAACCTGCAAATATGACTAGTAGCCCTTGCCCTGTTACCATTGCCAAACGGTAAAATGTACTCCGCAGCCCTATAAAAAAGGACTGCTTCTTTTGAGTCAGGCCAATCATGTAATAGCCATCAGAAGCAATATCATTGGTAGCGGATGCGAAGGCTGCCATCCAAAAGAATGCGAGTGTAATGATAAAGAAGGAATTGGATGGAAGAAATAAACCAATCCCTAAAAAAGACAAAGCAACAATAAACTGCATACCCAGAAACCATTTTCTTTTTGTTCCATTTAGGTCTACCAATGGGCTCCATAACGGTTTGATTACCCATGGGAGATATAGCCAACTGGTATACAGTCCAATTTCTGCATTGCCAATACCTAAACGCTTGTACATGATGACAGATACCGTGACTACTAGTATATAGGGAATGCCTTGCGTAAAATAAAGCAATGGTATCCAAGCCCATGCACCCTTATCTTTTGGTATATTGCCCATCTTAGGACTTTCAGATTTCTGGTTTTCCGCTTGCATGTTTAATTCGGCTCTATGGTTAGTTTTTGCAATTTACTTTCATTTCCGAAGGCATCAATTATGGTAATTCCAATACCATTTTTTGATTGCTTTTTTGTCAACTGTATCTGGTTGCAGATAGAATTTTGACCAACCGAAAGATAACTCTTTCCAATGAGCAGTTTTTGGTTTTGTACTTTCTTGTTTAAAACATAATAATTCAAAAAACGTGGAATACTGTCCGAATGGGAAATACAAGTGTTTAGATTGCTATTGGCAACATGGATTGACTCTACAGTTGGAGCGGACACTTCCCGTTTTGTTTTGGAAATTCCACTTGGATTTTGCGATGGAAGCTTATAAAACTTTTTCTTTAGTATTTTGGTAATCTTCTCATGTTTTCCCAAAAGTGATTTTGCACTGAAGAAAACATTGCCAGTTATTTCTTTTTGAGACCTGGCAAGTGAAAGTTGTTTGGGGATTTCTTTGTTCTTGTTCCAGGCTTTGTCTTTGTTGTTCTTGATTTTATAGATGCCATTACCAATATATAGATTGGTATTTTTGGCTGTATTTGCCCACCACTCCACAATAACTTTATGCGAAGCAGGAGGGTAATTCACACTCCAATAAATCTGGGGCACTAAATAATCTAACCATCCTTTTTCAACCCAAAGAAGCGGATTTGCATAAAGATCTTCATAGGTAGTTTGTCCTGCTTTGGTATCTGACCCACTTGGATCCGTACTCTTGTTTTTCCAAACACCAAAAGGGCTTATACCGAATTGAACCCATGGCTTAGTTTTTTTAATGGCTGTATGAACTTTTTTTACCAAAGAATCTACATTGCTTCTTCTCCAGTCTTCTATATTTTGATTTTGCAAATGATAGGTTTGAAAAGCAATACTATCTTTAAATACTTCGTCTTTGATTTTATAGGGATAAAAATAATCATCAAAATGAATTGCATCAACATGGTAGTTTGAAACTACTTCCTCAATTACTTTGGTCAGTTTTTGCTGTACTTCAGGTAATCCAGGGTTGTAATAATATTTTTTACCATACTTGAGCATCCAATTGGGATGTTGATAAAAGTCATGTTCCGGAGATAGTGCAACCGTATCCAA contains:
- a CDS encoding MFS transporter, with protein sequence MQAENQKSESPKMGNIPKDKGAWAWIPLLYFTQGIPYILVVTVSVIMYKRLGIGNAEIGLYTSWLYLPWVIKPLWSPLVDLNGTKRKWFLGMQFIVALSFLGIGLFLPSNSFFIITLAFFWMAAFASATNDIASDGYYMIGLTQKKQSFFIGLRSTFYRLAMVTGQGLLVIFAGFLEHKYGDNTKAWSMTMICAAVLMMVLTISNLFVAPKFEVSQNKTTEKPTSFSEVFSSFFKKNQIWVALLFILTYRLGESQLVKMASPFLLDTLEVGGLGYSTEAVGTIYGTVGVIMLSIGGIMGGILISRDGLKKWMLPMLLALNLPNALYAILAVTQSTSLVAVVGTVVIEQFGYGFGFAAFLIYLIYVAEGVSKTSHYAIATGFMALGMMIPGMLSGYIQEWLGYDGFFLWVVIAALPAFLVLKYLKYPEDYGKKTNVSDA
- a CDS encoding glycoside hydrolase family 10 protein, encoding MLRILYVIPIFLCLSCATSRITKKSPQKEFRGVWIATVVNIDWPKNANDNSEKQKKDFIEILDFYQKLNFNAAIVQIRTAGDAFYKTEHAPWSKYLTGREGEAPKEDFDKPLEWMIAETHKRGMEFHAWLNPYRATFDLDTVALSPEHDFYQHPNWMLKYGKKYYYNPGLPEVQQKLTKVIEEVVSNYHVDAIHFDDYFYPYKIKDEVFKDSIAFQTYHLQNQNIEDWRRSNVDSLVKKVHTAIKKTKPWVQFGISPFGVWKNKSTDPSGSDTKAGQTTYEDLYANPLLWVEKGWLDYLVPQIYWSVNYPPASHKVIVEWWANTAKNTNLYIGNGIYKIKNNKDKAWNKNKEIPKQLSLARSQKEITGNVFFSAKSLLGKHEKITKILKKKFYKLPSQNPSGISKTKREVSAPTVESIHVANSNLNTCISHSDSIPRFLNYYVLNKKVQNQKLLIGKSYLSVGQNSICNQIQLTKKQSKNGIGITIIDAFGNESKLQKLTIEPN